The genomic window GACTTAGTTTTGCAGGTATATCGGGATGATTTAAATGTGTTTTTGAGTGAATTAGAGTATCCAGAAGTGAAAGTGGCAAAGAGCCATATTCCAGTGAGTGTGGGCATTATGGCTGGGTTGAAAAAAAAATCTATACCCATAGCACAGATTCAGACACAAGTGCAAAAAGTACGCGATCGCAATTTTGCCGGAGTCTCTTTCTTTTTCTATGAAACCCTCTGGAATATTAGCAAAGAAAAGCCACAAGAACGCCAGATTGGTTTACAAAAAATCTTCCCCACACCCGTAGCTTACCCGAATTTGCTAGCAGGTTGGAAACCGTTCAGTTAATTTTCCTAGCAAGCTGTCGGTGAACACATCACTTAATTACAGTGAAGGTTCACTGACAATAACTTAAGAATTTGTCTTGAAAGGTACTAAGCTTTTTTAGTAAAAAAGCAACTGATTGGAGAATACCTGTATTTTTTAATTTCAGAGTTAGTTAAATGATTACTAGAATTACGAATCGGGTTTAACTTTTCTAAGTATCGCATGTGCTTCACTCCTAACTCCTGTACAGACGCGATTAATCGCGTCTGTACTCCTAACTCAGCACTATCCTATTCCCAAACGCCCAGCCAAGCCCGGAGTTAGGGGTAAAAGCGTGGTAATCATCAAGAATAGAGCCAAAAGCCCCAAAGCAGCTCTAGCATCATCAGGTTCAGTAACTTCATTCAAGCTGGGGCGTTCTTGATCCCTTTGCAAAAAGAAAATTACGATCGCCCAGTACATGGCGATCATATTACCGAGAGATACTAATGCCAGTAAAATTAAAGTTGCGATCGTTGCTCGTCCTGCGGTTTTGCGTCCATAAATCGCCTGAATAATGCGCCCACCATCTAGTTGTCCTGCGGGCATTAAGTTCAAAGCGGTAATTACTAACCCCAACCAACCAATCACCACTAGGGGATGAACACTTACCAGGGATGATTGCAACGCCGAACCAAGGACAACTCGCGCCAAACTTCCCACCAAAATCGACCCTTGGAAAAACTGATTTGGCAATTGAAATAAACTACCTGGGTGGGAAAGCAGCAAGCCAGTGATCAGCATTAACAAAGAAACAATACCACCTGCGGCTGGCCCTGCCAAGGCGATATCAAATAACACCTTGCGGTTGGGTAACAGAGATTCAAAGCGGGTAATTGCACCAAAGGAACCAATTTGCACTGCGGGTAGAAAGAAGGGCCAGCTAAGGCGAATTTGGTGACGCCGAGCAAGTAACCAATGACCGATTTCGTGAACTACTAAAACCGTAAATATCCCAGCTCCTATGGGCAAAGCTTCTTTAAACCGCCCTGGATTGCCAAAAAAATCAAAATTCAGCAATAAGCCCGCAGCTTCTAGATTTGTGGCAATAGTTGCTATCAACAGAATACCTGCAAAAACTTTTTGCGATAACAACATCGGCCGGGGATCATTGCGGCTCGGCAGGACAATCACCACGGGTCTGCCGTCTGTATTTTCTACTAAAAACAGACGATATTGCTCACCAAGACGTTTCTGTAAACTTGCTGTTAGACGGTTGTGAACCTCTTCTGGTTCTCCCCGTAAATTGCCTTTGAAAATGGCTCCATCTTGGTAGGCGATCGTTTCTGTGGCGAAAAACGTATCGATACCAAAGATACCTTTAATTGCATTTAAGTCATCTTCTGGTATTGGCGGAATCTCCGGTTTCAGTTCTGCGACTGCTAGTTGTGGGGAATTTGCTTCAACTGAGGAATTAGCGGCGAGTCTTTCTGTTGCGCGTTGCTTGAGGATGGCATCTTGTCCAGATGTGCGTAACTGTCTGCCCAAGAAGATGTACAATCCGGCGGAAGTCACCACTAAGAACAATATACCCGCTATGTTGATATAAATCCCTGCGGCAAACAATCCAAAAAACAGGAGCCAGGGAGTCATCAACACCACCGACTGTAACCAGGCTAAGATTCCCAGCTTACCAAAAGGTCTGGCGCGATAAAAGCCCCAGCCCAAAATGCCTAAAGCTACCAGTAGGATTGCCGCCAGGATAGAAGTTTCTGATAAAGTAAACATCTCCAAACCTTTGCTATTGAGACTAAGCCAGAACAAGTCCGGTATTGCAGATACACTTATTAATGTATAACGCCGTCTGTAATCTGCCCAAATTATCCCGCTTTGCGATGCCGAATAGCCCAACCCAGGCATCAACTAAGCAATTAAAAATTAAAAATTAAAAATTAAAAAACAGAATTACAGTAAGCTTTCTGGCTGGTAATGGTGTGCAGACTCAAAGCGTAACAGCTTAGTACACTGTGGCGTCAGTTTGCTTATCTTTAACAAGGGGCTATTGCCTTGTCTAGTTAATTGAGATGGTAGCTGGATTTACGCTGTAGGTGGAGTCAGCCAGGATTAGAGAAGCCTTGGGACTACCGCAAGCGCTTAAAAATTATTGATATATTATGCGATCGCTCTCTTGTTCAATAATTACAGCCTGTTTCATTTTTTTGAACCACATTTGTCGTAGGGGCGCAAGGCCTTGCGCCCCTACCTTATATCTTGCACCTACCGAATCAACTCAGAAAAAGCAGATAAAAAGTACAAAAATGAGACATTAGAAGCAGTGTCAGGGTTAATCGCTACTTAGATGTTTAAAGAACTATAAAACTAGTAATGTTACTTAATTAGTTGAGAAAGACGATGGCAGGCTTTGTCAAGGTATGATGTTCCAACTAATGAGTCGTTGATCAGGCGATCGTTAATTATGAGAATGGCGCTTATTTGTGGAATTGTCCAAAATGTGAGAAAAAGGGCGTGAAACATATTACAGATTAGCAAGAACTATGGTTTCAATTCTTGCCCACGCCCAAAATTTAGTTTACACCTTGCTGTCATTGATGCCTTCTACTTACCAACAAGAAAATCTTGAAGCAATGTTGGGATTGTTCTTGCAGTCAGAGGGGTATCCTCTACCTGAGCACAGTAAAAGTAAGTCAGCCAGCGCCTTAAGTCGATTTCTCAACATCTACAATTGGTCAACTATAAGTGTAATTCGTACCACCCGTAACCGTGTTATTAAGGAGATTTTGTCGCAGCGGACTTTAGGACGTAAACCATTTCTACAAGTGATTATTGACCTAACAACTCTGGAAAAGTTTGGCAAGTTTAAGGGATTTGAAAATTTAATCCGCGTATACAACGGAAAACGAGGTTTACACTTGGTTGTGGTGTATTTGGTTGTAGGTCGGTGGCGAGTTCCCTGGAGTTTTCGCGTCTGGAAGGGAAAAGGGACTCCGTCCCCGGCACAATTGGGACTAAAAATGGTCAAATGCTTGCCCAAAAAACTAACAAAGCACTTCCAGGTGATGGTTCTTGTAGATACAGCCTTTGGTAGTGTGGAATTTATACACGGTGTCCGAAAGCGGAAATACCATATAATTGCTGGGATCGCTTGTACCCGTAAGTTAATAGATGGGCGCTGTGTTGCTCAACTACATAAACGTGGACAACAACTTCGCTTGAGGGGTTTGAAATTTCCTGTCTATGTATCCTGGTACTATTTTAAACGTGATGATGGTAAATATGTCAAACGATTTGTCATTTCAACCAAAGCTCTCAAAGCTAGTACTATTTCTTGGTGGGGTAAACGACGGTGGCGAATAGAGGGTTGGTTTAAAACTGCGAAACACCGTTTCGGGTTACATCGGTTTGGGCAGGGGACACTTTTAGGCGTTTATCGTTGCTTGGTATTGTCCCTGATTTCTTATATTTTGGCACACTGGGCTTATTTATCCACAGCGATCGCTTCTACAAACCTACCTGATTGGGGACAAGCAGCAGAAATCGCATTCCAAACTATATTTCCACAATTGGTAGTGTTACTTCTTTTACAAGACATTGAACGCCTGAGAGAACTGGCACTTAGTCAAGGAATTGACATTCAAATTTCCAGGTGCAAGATATGAGCTACTGCGTGGTCTATTTACCTAAAAATAGCTGTAATTTGCTCAAACTGTATTTGAGCGAAGTCGTCTTCTAAGTACAGTTTTGCATAAAAACGTAGCGTTTTTAATGCCGGAGAACGCATTAACATTCCAAGGGAATGCATTGGCATTGCAAGCCGATGCATTAGCAAAGCAAGCCGATGCATTGGCATTGCAGAATATTGCCAAATTTAATTCGCTACGAATTAAT from Nostoc sp. UHCC 0926 includes these protein-coding regions:
- a CDS encoding site-2 protease family protein; this encodes MFTLSETSILAAILLVALGILGWGFYRARPFGKLGILAWLQSVVLMTPWLLFFGLFAAGIYINIAGILFLVVTSAGLYIFLGRQLRTSGQDAILKQRATERLAANSSVEANSPQLAVAELKPEIPPIPEDDLNAIKGIFGIDTFFATETIAYQDGAIFKGNLRGEPEEVHNRLTASLQKRLGEQYRLFLVENTDGRPVVIVLPSRNDPRPMLLSQKVFAGILLIATIATNLEAAGLLLNFDFFGNPGRFKEALPIGAGIFTVLVVHEIGHWLLARRHQIRLSWPFFLPAVQIGSFGAITRFESLLPNRKVLFDIALAGPAAGGIVSLLMLITGLLLSHPGSLFQLPNQFFQGSILVGSLARVVLGSALQSSLVSVHPLVVIGWLGLVITALNLMPAGQLDGGRIIQAIYGRKTAGRATIATLILLALVSLGNMIAMYWAIVIFFLQRDQERPSLNEVTEPDDARAALGLLALFLMITTLLPLTPGLAGRLGIG